A portion of the Vanessa atalanta chromosome 14, ilVanAtal1.2, whole genome shotgun sequence genome contains these proteins:
- the LOC125068915 gene encoding putative uncharacterized protein DDB_G0282133 isoform X2 — MFKSPNNRFIKTSGTTISIKPIGSNKIDNVFWSSSKKSESFSSQSNISNNNIQVPPVDNMSEQTNIHEANTQITDNHDETIDSIYNANTQFIETTSAPLIHNMETQVPTDLPEVCKIADQHNLHFNFTTENKENDNNIFNAETQIEPNINKNVINNILPNTLSTENENNESDEEILFEEIDSQPLQDNFESQALLLPEFDGLTNDNPDLNNKESKKISHSQKCTKRVHRIKSDSSTDCEVEDINIAMTQKIPELNDDDITDCEDETEAITKTNEPTKDKIIAIDDDVTDCEDNFDEDILSVSKKQIHDLDTQIIEKDTKTKHSNIIIKDNKNRTLNNVEKDKNDLKRNETVVDFEDLPTQIIDEEPLKDICFEEELTQKIYSQEIVPPFNVPKTTPLKNKKKSNSDLKIVNHIVNNEQRHSNENIDIEDKQYYAATQDIFNDLCSQREPSPVLNKTPSKAPKVGKKNKVKELSSDKTVTSKPLGQDSTDDSDIDDKIDNFVSILSNSQIKDAAGAKKMTSSSSDSEVTPKRINPVTLMNTILPNTEEIKKSLSFYKDRKLDVSSESEPGNDNAPVKFRDSKKEPYKAKTSLTKKFEDETIPTRKITRIRKPTMKMMQNNDETAKILGDNVLMTTLSTSKQIEKNKDTKSEKIKNVKEKSNKSKSEPDERNKTKDSKKAYDKTQVEKRKSENESRGRKKTKEKGEPIIEQTKSTVVQANNKKHTKDISHYLEITDRRTRSRSNQKSEAINDKKLEVEKKEKAQTREQSTDKKSQHTKETDKSESPLQIVTRSRRHRSSKKTEETQNDTIPKANLSKSDLEQSAVYNISFGSLNKAKIKRSATENIEFPSAKKTRTETNSNNVSLRATPARKIKTHHVLFTAFPCEEVKVKLEKLGAKIVTDVMQCTVVLTMQIKRTFKLLCALGLGKPIVGPSWVQICADTNMIVDPWLHLIKDEATEKRFQFNLDRSLAVRRGFLKGFNISSTPSVTPCAQEMQLIVECSGGTWKSKAPNWICVSANADKALWPALKKKGAIIVSTEFILAGVLRQRVEIDKNRLA; from the exons ATGTTCAAAAGTCCAAACAACAGATTCATAAAGACATCGGGCACAACAATATCAATCAAACCAATTGgttcaaataaaattgataatgtgTTCTGGAGCTCTTCTAAAAAGTCGGAATCGTTTAGCTCTCAATCCAATATTTCTAATAACAATATACAAGTACCACCAGTTGATAACATGTCAGAGCAAACAAATATACATGAAGCTAACACACAAATTACAGATAATCATGATGAAACAATTGATTCGATTTATAATGCTAATACACAGTTTATAGAAACTACATCAGCAcctttaatacataatatggaAACACAGGTGCCAACAGACCTACCAGAAGTTTGCAAAATAGCAGATCAACACAATCTTCATTTCAATTTTACTacagaaaacaaagaaaatgataataatatatttaatgctgAAACACAGATAGaacccaatataaataaaaatgttattaacaaTATACTGCCTAATACCTTAAGTACtgaaaatgaaaacaatgaatctgatgaagaaatattatttgaagaaatTGATAGTCAACCATTGCAGGATAACTTTGAATCACAAGCATTACTGCTCCCAGAATTTGACGGCCTGACGAATGACAATccagatttaaataataaggaatCCAAGAAAATAAGTCATAGTCAAAAATGTACTAAAAGAGTACACCGAATAAAATCTGATAGTTCAACTGATTGTGAAGTTGAAGATATAAATATTGCGATGACCCAAAAAATACCCGAACTAAATGATGACGATATTACTGACTGTGAAGACGAAACCGAAGctataactaaaacaaatgaaccAACAAAGGACAAAATTATTGCTATTGATGACGATGTCACTGATTGTGAAGATAATTTTGATGAAGATATTTTGAGTGTATCCAAAAAGCAAATTCATGATTTAGATACGCAAATAATTGAAAAGGACACGAAAACTAAAcacagtaatataataataaaagataataaaaataggacactaaataatgttgaaaaagataaaaatgatttaaagagAAACGAAACTGTTGTTGACTTCGAAGACCTACCTACACAAATAATAGACGAAGAACCATTGaaagatatttgttttgaagaagaattaacacaaaaaatttATTCCCAAGAAATTGTGCCTCCTTTTAATGTTCCAAAAACAAcccctttaaaaaataaaaaaaaaagtaattcagATTTAAAAATCGTTAACCATATAGTAAACAATGAGCAAAGACACTCTaatgaaaatattgatatagaAGATAAACAGTACTATGCGGCGACACAGGacatatttaatgatttatgcTCTCAAAGGGAGCCTTCTcccgtattaaataaaactcctTCCAAGGCACCGAAAGtgggtaaaaaaaataaagtaaaggaaCTTTCTTCAGATAAAACCGTCACTTCAAAACCGTTAGGCCAAGACTCAACTGATGATAGTGACATTGACGATAAAATCGATAACtttgtttctattttatctAATTCGCAAATTAAGGATGCTGCAGGTGCAAAAAAAATGACGAGTAGCAGTTCAGATTCTGAAGTAACACCAAAAAGAATAAACCCTGTCACATTAATGAACACCATATTACCAAATACAGAAGAAATCAAAAAGAGTTTATCGTTCTATAAAGATCGGAAATTGGACGTTTCGAGTGAATCAGAACCAGGGAATGATAATGCCCCAGTCAAATTTCGTGACAGTAAAAAGGAACCATATAAAGCAAAAACGAGTTTGACAAAAAAGTTCGAAGACGAAACGATACCCACGAGAAAAATAACAAGAATTAGAAAACCTACAATGAAAATGATGCAAAACAATGATGAAACCGCCAAAATTCTCGGAGACAATGTGCTTATGACAACACTTTCAACCAGcaaacaaatagaaaaaaataaagatactaaatctgagaaaattaaaaatgtaaaagagaaatcaaataaaagtaaatctgAACCTgatgaaagaaataaaacaaaagatagcAAAAAAGCATATGATAAAACACAGGTAGAAAAGAGAAAATCAGAGAATGAGTCTCGCGGAAGGAAGAAAACTAAAGAAAAGGGCGAACCAATAATAGAGCAAACAAAATCAACAGTTGTacaagcaaataataaaaaacatacaaaggatatatcacattatttagaaattaccGACAGACGGACGCGTAGTCGAAGTAACCAAAAATCAGAAGctataaatgacaaaaaattagAAGtggaaaagaaagaaaaagcaCAAACTCGAGAACAAAGCACAGATAAGAAAAGTCAACACACCAAAGAAACAGACAAGAGTGAATCACCTTTACAAATCGTAACACGAAGTAGGAGACATAGATCGTCTAAAAAAACAGAAGAAACACAGAACGATACCATACCCAAAGCAAACCTTTCCAAAAGCGATCTTGAACAAAGTGCGGTTTATAACATTTCCTTCGGTTCATTAAATAAAGCAAAGATTAAGAGATCAGCTactgaaaatattgaatttccAAGTGCAAAGAAAACTAGGACAGAAACAAATTCTAATAATGTTTCTTTGAGAGCCACTCCCGCTCGGAAAATCAAAACTcatcatgttttatttacagCATTTCCATGCGAGGAAGTGAAGGTGAAATTAGAAAAATTAG ggGCTAAAATAGTGACCGACGTGATGCAGTGCACTGTGGTACTGACGATGCAAATCAAGCGTACCTTTAAACTATTGTGTGCACTTGGGCTCGGAAAACCCATAGTTGGCCCGTCTTGGGTGCAGATCTGTGCAGACACGAATATGATTGTTG ACCCCTGGCTGCACTTGATCAAGGACGAGGCAACCGAGAAGCGATTCCAGTTTAACTTGGATCGTTCGCTTGCAGTCCGTCGCGGCTTCCTCAAGGGCTTCAACATATCATCCACCCCCAGTGTGACGCCCTGCGCGCAAGAAatgcaat taataGTCGAATGTTCCGGCGGTACGTGGAAGAGTAAGGCACCGAACTGGATCTGTGTGTCGGCAAACGCGGATAAGGCGCTCTGGCCAGCTCTTAAGAAAAAAGGCGCTATCATTGTATCTACAGAGTTCATTCTGGCGGGAGTTCTTCGACAGAGGGTGGAAATAGACAAGAATAGGTTGGCCTAA
- the LOC125068919 gene encoding GDP-mannose 4,6 dehydratase yields the protein MSGEGSSTNGNKKVALITGITGQDGSYLAEFLIKKGYEVHGILRRSSSFNTGRIQHLYGQPACHTGGQMHLHYGDLTDTTCLISIINKIRPKEIYNLGAQSHVKVSFELSEYTAQVDALGTLRLLEAVRTAGLEKETKIYQASTSELYGKVVEVPQTEKTPFYPRSPYACAKLYGYWIVINYREAYGMFACNGLLFNHESPRRGENFVTRKITRGVAKIQLGLMKHLELGNLDCKRDWGHAKDYVEAMWLMLQQEEPEDFVVATGEAHSVREFVEKAFSYVGRKVIWRGEGENETGHDADTDELLVKVNAKYFRPTEVDLLLGDPSKAKQKLGWKPRVTFEQLVKDMVEADLQLMKKNPEA from the exons aTGTCCGGCGAAGGGTCTAGCACTAACGGTAACAAGAAGGTTGCTTTAATTACTGGAATAACTGGACaa GATGGTTCCTATTTAgcagaatttttaattaaaaaaggctATGAAGTACATGGAATACTTCGCCGATCCTCTTCATTTAACACGG GTAGAATCCAACACTTGTATGGACAGCCGGCTTGTCACACAGGTGGACAGATGCACCTACACTATGGAGACCTCACAGACACTACCTGCctcattagtattataaataag ATTAGACctaaagaaatatacaatttagGAGCTCAGTCACACGTAAAAGTATCCTTCGAACTGAGTGAATATACGGCACAAGTAGATGCTTTAGGCACCTTACGTCTTCTGGAAGCAGTCAGAACTGCAGGATTAGAAAAGGAAACGAAGATATACCAGGCTTCCACGTCAGAGCTATACGGAAAAGTCGTCGAAGTGCCACAGACTGAAAAAACACCCTTTTATCCAAGATCGCCTTATG CGTGTGCAAAACTATATGGTTACTGGATAGTTATTAATTACCGAGAGGCGTACGGTATGTTCGCTTGTAACGGTCTTCTCTTTAATCACGAGAGTCCTCGACGCGGGGAGAACTTTGTGACGAGGAAAATTACCAGGGGAGTTGCCAAGATACAACTCGGTTTGATGAAGCACCTAGAACTCGGTAACTTGGACTGCAAGCGGGATTGGGGACATGCCAAGGATTATGTTGAG gCCATGTGGCTGATGCTCCAACAAGAGGAACCGGAAGACTTCGTAGTCGCGACAGGAGAAGCGCACAGCGTGAGGGAGTTCGTTGAGAAGGCATTTTCATACGTCGGGAGGAAAGTAATCTGGAGAGGGGAAGGTGAAAACGAAACTGGACATGATGCGGACACGGACGAGTTACTGGTCAAGGTCAATGCTAAGTACTTCCGTCCTACTGAAGTG GACCTTTTGCTGGGTGATCCTTCAAAAGCCAAACAGAAGTTGGGATGGAAACCTCGCGTGACCTTCGAGCAGCTCGTCAAGGATATGGTGGAAGCTGACCTACAGCTCATGAAGAAAAATCCAGAAGCGTAG
- the LOC125068915 gene encoding putative uncharacterized protein DDB_G0282133 isoform X1, with the protein MELTQRLECTQELYPNSSEKEFPDQIGFLGICGKKYPLKKGPNKIGRDPDTCNINLNLNSISRQHAVINILNNHEYMLMDLDSANKTKLCDKTLEAYIPYPLKNGDMVQFGQVFGVFRLFEEDNDLPMTQAIDVPETPVHSRHISKLNTIHVTTIPESPDVSDRDDSFIVASQPKPTNMFKSPNNRFIKTSGTTISIKPIGSNKIDNVFWSSSKKSESFSSQSNISNNNIQVPPVDNMSEQTNIHEANTQITDNHDETIDSIYNANTQFIETTSAPLIHNMETQVPTDLPEVCKIADQHNLHFNFTTENKENDNNIFNAETQIEPNINKNVINNILPNTLSTENENNESDEEILFEEIDSQPLQDNFESQALLLPEFDGLTNDNPDLNNKESKKISHSQKCTKRVHRIKSDSSTDCEVEDINIAMTQKIPELNDDDITDCEDETEAITKTNEPTKDKIIAIDDDVTDCEDNFDEDILSVSKKQIHDLDTQIIEKDTKTKHSNIIIKDNKNRTLNNVEKDKNDLKRNETVVDFEDLPTQIIDEEPLKDICFEEELTQKIYSQEIVPPFNVPKTTPLKNKKKSNSDLKIVNHIVNNEQRHSNENIDIEDKQYYAATQDIFNDLCSQREPSPVLNKTPSKAPKVGKKNKVKELSSDKTVTSKPLGQDSTDDSDIDDKIDNFVSILSNSQIKDAAGAKKMTSSSSDSEVTPKRINPVTLMNTILPNTEEIKKSLSFYKDRKLDVSSESEPGNDNAPVKFRDSKKEPYKAKTSLTKKFEDETIPTRKITRIRKPTMKMMQNNDETAKILGDNVLMTTLSTSKQIEKNKDTKSEKIKNVKEKSNKSKSEPDERNKTKDSKKAYDKTQVEKRKSENESRGRKKTKEKGEPIIEQTKSTVVQANNKKHTKDISHYLEITDRRTRSRSNQKSEAINDKKLEVEKKEKAQTREQSTDKKSQHTKETDKSESPLQIVTRSRRHRSSKKTEETQNDTIPKANLSKSDLEQSAVYNISFGSLNKAKIKRSATENIEFPSAKKTRTETNSNNVSLRATPARKIKTHHVLFTAFPCEEVKVKLEKLGAKIVTDVMQCTVVLTMQIKRTFKLLCALGLGKPIVGPSWVQICADTNMIVDPWLHLIKDEATEKRFQFNLDRSLAVRRGFLKGFNISSTPSVTPCAQEMQLIVECSGGTWKSKAPNWICVSANADKALWPALKKKGAIIVSTEFILAGVLRQRVEIDKNRLA; encoded by the exons ATGGAGTTAACACAGCGGCTAGAATGTACACAAGAATTGTATCCAAACAGTTCTGAGAAGGAATTTCCCGATCAG atcgGATTTTTGGGTATTTGCGGGAAAAAGTACCCATTGAAAAAAGGACCTAATAAAATCGGTCGAGATCCTGACACTTGTAATATTAATCTAAACCTAAAC TCAATATCAAGGCAGCATGCtgtgataaatatattgaacaacCATGAATACATGCTCATGGACTTGGATTCGGCGAACAAGACCAAACTCTGTGAT AAAACATTAGAAGCATATATACCATATCCTCTGAAAAATGGGGATATGGTACAGTTTGGGCAAGTTTTTGGGGTGTTCAGGCTATTTGAAGAGGACAATGACCTACCAATGACACAAGCAATTGATGTTCCAGAGACACCAGTACATAGTAGACATATCTCCAAATTGAATACAATACATGTTACTACAATACCAGAGTCACCTGATGTTAGTGATAGG gaTGATTCATTCATTGTTGCATCACAACCAAAGCCAACAAATATGTTCAAAAGTCCAAACAACAGATTCATAAAGACATCGGGCACAACAATATCAATCAAACCAATTGgttcaaataaaattgataatgtgTTCTGGAGCTCTTCTAAAAAGTCGGAATCGTTTAGCTCTCAATCCAATATTTCTAATAACAATATACAAGTACCACCAGTTGATAACATGTCAGAGCAAACAAATATACATGAAGCTAACACACAAATTACAGATAATCATGATGAAACAATTGATTCGATTTATAATGCTAATACACAGTTTATAGAAACTACATCAGCAcctttaatacataatatggaAACACAGGTGCCAACAGACCTACCAGAAGTTTGCAAAATAGCAGATCAACACAATCTTCATTTCAATTTTACTacagaaaacaaagaaaatgataataatatatttaatgctgAAACACAGATAGaacccaatataaataaaaatgttattaacaaTATACTGCCTAATACCTTAAGTACtgaaaatgaaaacaatgaatctgatgaagaaatattatttgaagaaatTGATAGTCAACCATTGCAGGATAACTTTGAATCACAAGCATTACTGCTCCCAGAATTTGACGGCCTGACGAATGACAATccagatttaaataataaggaatCCAAGAAAATAAGTCATAGTCAAAAATGTACTAAAAGAGTACACCGAATAAAATCTGATAGTTCAACTGATTGTGAAGTTGAAGATATAAATATTGCGATGACCCAAAAAATACCCGAACTAAATGATGACGATATTACTGACTGTGAAGACGAAACCGAAGctataactaaaacaaatgaaccAACAAAGGACAAAATTATTGCTATTGATGACGATGTCACTGATTGTGAAGATAATTTTGATGAAGATATTTTGAGTGTATCCAAAAAGCAAATTCATGATTTAGATACGCAAATAATTGAAAAGGACACGAAAACTAAAcacagtaatataataataaaagataataaaaataggacactaaataatgttgaaaaagataaaaatgatttaaagagAAACGAAACTGTTGTTGACTTCGAAGACCTACCTACACAAATAATAGACGAAGAACCATTGaaagatatttgttttgaagaagaattaacacaaaaaatttATTCCCAAGAAATTGTGCCTCCTTTTAATGTTCCAAAAACAAcccctttaaaaaataaaaaaaaaagtaattcagATTTAAAAATCGTTAACCATATAGTAAACAATGAGCAAAGACACTCTaatgaaaatattgatatagaAGATAAACAGTACTATGCGGCGACACAGGacatatttaatgatttatgcTCTCAAAGGGAGCCTTCTcccgtattaaataaaactcctTCCAAGGCACCGAAAGtgggtaaaaaaaataaagtaaaggaaCTTTCTTCAGATAAAACCGTCACTTCAAAACCGTTAGGCCAAGACTCAACTGATGATAGTGACATTGACGATAAAATCGATAACtttgtttctattttatctAATTCGCAAATTAAGGATGCTGCAGGTGCAAAAAAAATGACGAGTAGCAGTTCAGATTCTGAAGTAACACCAAAAAGAATAAACCCTGTCACATTAATGAACACCATATTACCAAATACAGAAGAAATCAAAAAGAGTTTATCGTTCTATAAAGATCGGAAATTGGACGTTTCGAGTGAATCAGAACCAGGGAATGATAATGCCCCAGTCAAATTTCGTGACAGTAAAAAGGAACCATATAAAGCAAAAACGAGTTTGACAAAAAAGTTCGAAGACGAAACGATACCCACGAGAAAAATAACAAGAATTAGAAAACCTACAATGAAAATGATGCAAAACAATGATGAAACCGCCAAAATTCTCGGAGACAATGTGCTTATGACAACACTTTCAACCAGcaaacaaatagaaaaaaataaagatactaaatctgagaaaattaaaaatgtaaaagagaaatcaaataaaagtaaatctgAACCTgatgaaagaaataaaacaaaagatagcAAAAAAGCATATGATAAAACACAGGTAGAAAAGAGAAAATCAGAGAATGAGTCTCGCGGAAGGAAGAAAACTAAAGAAAAGGGCGAACCAATAATAGAGCAAACAAAATCAACAGTTGTacaagcaaataataaaaaacatacaaaggatatatcacattatttagaaattaccGACAGACGGACGCGTAGTCGAAGTAACCAAAAATCAGAAGctataaatgacaaaaaattagAAGtggaaaagaaagaaaaagcaCAAACTCGAGAACAAAGCACAGATAAGAAAAGTCAACACACCAAAGAAACAGACAAGAGTGAATCACCTTTACAAATCGTAACACGAAGTAGGAGACATAGATCGTCTAAAAAAACAGAAGAAACACAGAACGATACCATACCCAAAGCAAACCTTTCCAAAAGCGATCTTGAACAAAGTGCGGTTTATAACATTTCCTTCGGTTCATTAAATAAAGCAAAGATTAAGAGATCAGCTactgaaaatattgaatttccAAGTGCAAAGAAAACTAGGACAGAAACAAATTCTAATAATGTTTCTTTGAGAGCCACTCCCGCTCGGAAAATCAAAACTcatcatgttttatttacagCATTTCCATGCGAGGAAGTGAAGGTGAAATTAGAAAAATTAG ggGCTAAAATAGTGACCGACGTGATGCAGTGCACTGTGGTACTGACGATGCAAATCAAGCGTACCTTTAAACTATTGTGTGCACTTGGGCTCGGAAAACCCATAGTTGGCCCGTCTTGGGTGCAGATCTGTGCAGACACGAATATGATTGTTG ACCCCTGGCTGCACTTGATCAAGGACGAGGCAACCGAGAAGCGATTCCAGTTTAACTTGGATCGTTCGCTTGCAGTCCGTCGCGGCTTCCTCAAGGGCTTCAACATATCATCCACCCCCAGTGTGACGCCCTGCGCGCAAGAAatgcaat taataGTCGAATGTTCCGGCGGTACGTGGAAGAGTAAGGCACCGAACTGGATCTGTGTGTCGGCAAACGCGGATAAGGCGCTCTGGCCAGCTCTTAAGAAAAAAGGCGCTATCATTGTATCTACAGAGTTCATTCTGGCGGGAGTTCTTCGACAGAGGGTGGAAATAGACAAGAATAGGTTGGCCTAA